In Persicimonas caeni, a single window of DNA contains:
- a CDS encoding polyprenol monophosphomannose synthase — protein sequence MPRTVICMPTYNEAENIRPIIQAIHAVVPEVHVLVIDDNSPDGTGDIADELAERDERIHVLHRTEKAGLGKAYIAGFRWALEHDYERVVEMDADFSHQPKYLPEMIGQLDHFDVVVGSRYVAGGGTEDWGLLRKVISRGGGIYSRAILGLDVQDLTAGFVAWRAEALASLDLSDVEASGYVFQIEMKYRAHKKGYRILEVPIVFPDRIAGESKMTPDIAAEALWRVWKIRFKV from the coding sequence ATGCCGCGCACTGTCATCTGTATGCCCACCTACAACGAGGCCGAGAATATTCGGCCGATCATCCAGGCCATCCACGCGGTGGTCCCCGAGGTGCACGTCCTCGTCATCGATGACAACTCGCCCGACGGCACCGGCGACATCGCCGACGAGTTGGCCGAGCGCGACGAGCGCATCCACGTGCTGCACCGCACCGAGAAAGCAGGGCTGGGAAAGGCATATATCGCCGGGTTTCGCTGGGCGCTCGAGCACGACTACGAGCGCGTGGTCGAGATGGACGCCGACTTCAGCCACCAGCCCAAATACCTGCCCGAGATGATCGGCCAGCTCGACCACTTCGACGTGGTCGTCGGCTCGCGCTACGTCGCCGGCGGCGGCACCGAGGACTGGGGTCTTTTGCGAAAGGTGATTTCACGCGGCGGGGGCATCTACTCGCGCGCGATCTTGGGGCTCGACGTCCAGGACCTGACCGCCGGCTTCGTGGCCTGGCGCGCCGAAGCGCTCGCCAGCCTCGATTTGAGCGACGTCGAGGCCTCGGGCTACGTGTTCCAAATCGAGATGAAGTACCGCGCCCACAAAAAGGGCTACCGCATTCTCGAAGTCCCCATCGTCTTCCCGGATCGCATCGCCGGCGAGTCGAAGATGACGCCGGATATTGCGGCGGAGGCGTTGTGGCGGGTGTGGAAGATTCGGTTCAAGGTGTGA